Part of the Cervus elaphus chromosome 18, mCerEla1.1, whole genome shotgun sequence genome is shown below.
CCCTGTGTGTGCGGtgtgagctcagtcgtgtccaactctgcgcgaccccatggatcgtagcccgccaggctcctctgtccatgggagtctccaggcaagaatgctggagtgggttgccactttctcctccaggtaATGTTCctcacctagggattgaacccaagtctcttgtgcctcctgcactagtaggcagattccttaccactgagccaccagggaagcccacatcatTCATCCTAGAAGAGGCAAGTTCAAGACCGGGAAATAGAGCTATACAAAGTAGGCCTTATATGAGGTGTGGCATGATAGCTTTCTCTTATACCACTGGAGCTCTTTGCAGCCGGGCCTGGACTAGGTGTTCAGAGGCCCATGGAGGCCCTCCTGGAGGAAGGGGCAATCTGTCCTGGGACTTGAAAGTGGTGGAACTAGACCTTGAAGCTGACTGTAAAACGGAGGAGGAGGCTCTATGGGCCTGGTGAATTCATACCTAGACATTCATTCCAAGTGCATTTGGGGTTGTATTTCCCttctgacatcttttttttttttttaattcttatcaAAAATTATGCCCTGGGTTTATGCTGCAGTGGATCAAAGTGAATTAACCTAAATATGGACTCCCTCGAATGGAATGGAAAGGAGAACAGACTCTGGTGCCAGACATAAGAAACAAATCACACTGCCACTGCTTGTTAACTGAAAAATCAGTTAGGAGGTGAATTAACCAGTTTAGGAGAGACATCATAGGAACCAGATGTAAGCAGTGGGAAAGAGCATGTAAAGACATAGATTAAAGAGACATTGCTGGCTAATCATAAGTGAAGCagaggagaaattttaaaatggcttTGAGATTATTACTTGGGTTATTAAATAAATTACCATcaaccccccaaaaaagactAAAAGAGGAGGGCCATGTTTCAGTCAGAGTTATAATGAAGTGATAATTAAGTTTTGAATATGCTGCGTATTTGGCAGAGGAGTTTAAGAAGCAACTGAGGATGGAGTCAGGCTCAAAAATACTCTGTACGatcgctgttgttcagttgctgtcgtgtctgaccctgagattccgtggactgtagcccaccgggctcctcggtccatgggatttcacaggcaagaatattggagtgggttgctctttccttctccagaggatcttcctgacccagggattaaacctgtgtctcctccattggcaggcagattctttaccgtcaagGAACCATCAGGGAAACACAGCTTATGAAAAACAGATTATGAAGCATGAATAAATTACTATGAGTATGAATGGTATTGATACACTTCAGAAACATGAAATGCATctgtttttcttctattatttggGGCATGGGAAAATATCTCTTTTCTAGGCATATctttttttcccagctttattgggatataattgacatatgagATTATGTAGGTctaggtgtacaacatgatgacttGACAtatgtatattgtgaaatgattaccacaataataTTAGTATTAGTTAAAACCTCCATCTCATGTAGTTACCATTTGTGTGCGCTGAGAataattaagatctagtctcttagcaactttcaagaaaCAATGCAGTATTTTATACTATAGTCACAGTGCTGTACAAGAGATCCTCAGAACTTTgtcttataaattatttataacttAAATATATGACTGAAATATAACTTATTTACAACTTAAATAACttgtaagttttttttcttataacGGGAAGTTTGTATCCTCTGATCCACATCTCCCCATTTCATCTCcctcagcccttggcaaccattctcatttgtttctatgagttcaactTTCTAAGATTCACATATAATTGACatcttacagtatttgtctttctctaacttatttcacttagcataatgcccttctggtttatccatattgttgcaaatggcagaatttccttctttttaaaggttgaataatattctagtgtgtgtgtgtgtatacacatacacaggatTCCCAgttggttcagtgggtaaagaacttgcctgccagtgcaggagacataagagacatgggttcaatccctgggttgggaagatcccctggaggagtgcatgacaacccattccagtattcttgcctggagaatcccatggacagaggagcctggtgggctacagtccatggggtcacaaagacttggacacaaatgaagtgactttgCCCGCATTCGTGCATTATATATGTAGATATTATTCATCATTCTGTTAATATAGTATATCACATTTGTTGATTTGCTTATGATGAACTATTCTTGCATCCCAGAAATAactcccacttgatcatggtatgaTTCTTTACATGTGCTGCTGGATTTGGTTTGCAGGTATTTTGTTGAGAATCTCTGCATATATATTCATCatggatattggtctgtagttttcttttcttataatgtcATTTTCTGGCTTTGGTAATGATGGCTTCATGAAATGAGTTTGGGAGCGTGCCTTCCCTCGTCAGTTTTTGAGAAGAATTTGGGAAGGActggtgttaattcttctttaaatatttggtagaattcaccagtgaaaccagctagtcctgggcttttctttgttgggaatTCTTTGATTCAGTATTCTTATGCATTATTGGTCTGttttggttttctatttcttcacgaTTCAATCTTAGGAAGTtgtatgtttctaagaatttatccatttcttttagtTTGTAcagtttgttggcatataattattcatattattttcttacaATCCCTTGTATGTCTGTGGTATTCATTTTCAGGTTCccttctttcatttataattttttttttatgtgaaccctttctcttttcttggcttgtctagctaaaggtttgtcaattttatttatctttttaaaaactaacccTAAGTTTTGctaatctattatttttctattctatttcatttacttCGGCTCTaatctttatcatttctttctgctaactttgggtttaggttattcttcttttctagttCTTTGATCTCTCTTTTTCCTTAGTGTATGCATTTCTAGCTATAAATTACCTCATTGAACTGCTTTGGGTGCATCTCataagttttgttttgtgttgctaGTTTCATTTGTTCcatattttttgatttccttgttgatttttcaGTCCACTGATAGTTCAGGACTGTGTTACTTTAATTTTCACGTaccatatttgtgaattttctaattttcctcctGTTACTGGTTTCTGGCTTCATACCACTggggtcagaaaagatacttgacaTAATTGCAGTGTTCTTAGCTTTGCTGAGACTTGTCTGATGGCTTAGTATTTGATTCATCCTGGATAATGTTCCATGTAGGtctgagaagaatgtgtattctgctgctgttaAAATGTTTTGTATATATGTCTGTTAGAGTTATGGGGTCTATACTGTTGTTCAAATGCTGTTTCttcattgattttctgtctggaagaCCTATCCATTAAAGTCCCCCAGCACATTattttttctgatgagaaattatAGTCTCCTCTTTTTGGATGGATTTAAACATATTGTAAACCTAATGCCACCATGCTCTGCATACTGTTACTTCTACCTGAAATTCTGTTCCCCTACCTCTTGTCTGATACCCCTTGAGTTCTTTGAATATTCAGTTTAACATATGAATATTCAGTTTATGTTTTTCTGTTAAGCTACTGTGACCGTCAGGTAAATTTTGTGCAGGCATAGGGCTTGATAATAGCTTCTATATTACTACTCAGAAGTCCTGTTGAATATCATAGCAGTTAAGTGTTTGTGTGTCTAGCACCTCCACTGAACTAATTCCTTCTACTAGAAATCATGTCTTCTGTTTACCCAGACCTTCAAACATGGAAAATTCTAATAAAAACATACTGAAACAAAGTGAGAAACTCTAGaaacagcaatatataaaaaaatgagtggttggaacttccctggtggtccagtggttaagaatgtgccttgtagtgcaagggacacagattcaattcctggctggggaactaggatcccacatgctgcagggcaaccaagcctgcctacctcaactaagacctgatgcagtgaaattaaaaaaaaaaaccaaacaaaaaacagtggCAAATGTCAAGAAGGACATTAGTTGCAGTATGTATATGCTTAAGTATATAGTTGAAAATCAGATTTTGGAAGACAGAATACTACAGACATCAGATTTGACCTGGGTCCTGGTATTCACATAAGGGAAACAAGGTAAATTACTCagtttttttatttgaaagaagaaaatgtaccCTTTCTTAAGATTAGTATTTCTTCAAAATGTCTAATCATTGATCACTAGGATGCTTGTTGAAAACACAGATCACTAACCCCTCTCCTGATGATTCTGATTTGGGAGGCCTGTAATAGGGACcaggaatttgtattttataagcACTACAAGGTGATTCTCATTATTAGCCAAGTTTGGAAAACCATAACTAAAGTGAGAGGTTCACAGAGCTCCTAGTGTCTCAGTAATTTTTTCATGGTCCCTCTAGCCAAAAGAAGTAACCCAGAGTTCCTTTTATTAATAGATGTTGTtgagtcacgtccgactcttttgcaaccctacagactgtagcccgccaggctcctgtgtacGTGGGATAGATTCAACTTAATAGTTGTAGTTGTTATCAGGGTCCAACAGATGGCACTGCATTTCCCTCCAAAAGTTAAAATATCCCATAAAACTATGATTTCTCTGAGGCACCCCATCAGCACACAgtttatgaactgtagcctaaaGGGAGCACTTTCCTGGCATAgcattgaaattaaatatttgaatggGCCTTCTATAGAAAGACTGTGCAACAAAATAGACCGTGTGTTCTATGAATTTGATCTTTTTCTATCATTTGCTGCAGTTTTCGTATGGTTGTTATTGCTCACAAAGCAGGAGTATCATTCTCCCATAAAGAGCCAGAGAGCAAACTGCTGCGTTGTCTTATCTTTTCTGTTGCAGCCCTTTAAACCTGTAAAAAGCATTCTTATCTCTTGAATTTGACCCACAGGTTATATAGTTAACCAAAGGGTTCTAGTTATAAGCCTAGTATAAAACATTAAAGTGCAATTTAGTGACGGTGGTTCTGTAAAGCTGTAAGCTCTCAATATTTTACCATCTCATCTGTTTTGGCTTTGAGGAAGTGTGTGCAGAAATGCATCCCAGCaactaatattttgttgttgttttgtcattttgttgtttgtgaccccatgggctattgcccgccaggctcccctgtccatgggatcatccaggcaagaatactggaataggttgcgcttctttctccaggggatcttccccattcagggatggaagccatgtctcctgcattggcagtagattctttaccactgagccacccggggaagCCACTAATATGTGAATATGCAACTAATACGACCTGCTTGATTTCCAAGCTAGTATAACAAGCTGTCATAGAAGCttgctttttattcttcatttaatgAGAATTTGCAAGTTTTTCTCCAGCTTAATAAAGAATATCTTTAAATTTTCCAGAAAAGGGAGACTAACCTTTTATCACTTGCTTGCTAATTACTGAAAATGGCAAATGAGAGTTCACAATTATAACTAATACAGCAAGCTTTAGCTTATGCTAGAATATGGTAGAATATGCCATTTGAgacttagttttttttcttttttccaaaattaGTATTGCTGTCTTGAAAATATGCATTGTGCTTAGGTTAGTCTTTAGGTTTtatgtcagttttttaaaaaaatctagtgtGATAAGTATTGTTGCAATGCTAGTCATAAGGAGACAAATATAGCAATAATGGTCTTGAGGAAAATCGGGAAATTTCTTGAGGAAATTTCAATCCATTTTAAAAAGTGCACCATAAAAATTCTTCCAATATCTTACAGCCTCCACCAAAAATagatttattcattaaatatttcccAGATTTTTTTATCAGTACTCCTGATAAAAAAATCAGTACTCCTGATCAGTACTTTATCAGTACTCCTCCTTATTTGTTGTTATAAGTACCCTGAATTTCAGTGATCATGTTTTGTAATTAAATTTATTCATGTGGACATTTagttactttctttttctctcacggACTTCAGTATTTCACGAGCGTGGAGACAAGGTCAGATTTGCTCACCATTCTATCCCCAGACACACAGAATTGTGCCTACTGCCtgttaagtgttcaataaatatttgcacaCTTATGGGTCAGGCACACTGTTGCAATGAGTCAAACTTATCCAGTGGAAAGCATTATGGATTTAGTGATTAGCGGATAAATTCTAGGACCACTACTAATTTTCCTTGGATTACCTGAAACGAGAGgatttcctcgtctgtaaaaacCGGCATATTTCTACCTGTCGCCACCTCACCGAGATGTTGCTAGGATCACGTGGCAGAGAGCATTTATTTGCTCTGCGTAAGGAGGATGTGTTACAGACATCAGTCTGACCCAGGACTCTCCGGGCAGCTACTGGGGCACGTCCACGTCATCCCGTTACATAAGGGGCCCGCCCGTCCGGAGTCCTCTGAAATCCCTGACCCCGAGTCACCGGCCACCGCCCCGAGGACGCCATAGGATGCCTTGAGGCTAGGCAGTGTAGGGTGGCGCCCACCCGAAGATTGCGGCCGGCCGGCTGCAGTAAGCTTGTGAAACAGCTGCGGCTCTCGGCGCTGAGACCGGAAACCCCACCACACCCACCCGCCGCTAGCCAGCTCCTGGTCGGTTTGAACTTGACCCTGTTTTGCCGTTGCTAGGAGACCCGGCTCCGGCGCGCCCCCCACTGGCCCGCGCCCGGGCGCGCACGGGAAGGGGGCGGGGCCCCGGCAGGCGCCGGGGGCGGTCGGCAGAGCACCGTTAGGGCTGCCCGGCGCCGGGCCAGCGTCCCTGGAAGCGGCGTCTCGTCCCCTGCCACCGCCCAGGCCTCGCCGGCGCCCTCCCGCTGGTATCAAAGCACTGCCGAGTGGCAGAGAGTCACGCTGGATCCGGGCGCGGGAAGGACATTCAGTCAGGTGAGCCGCGGCGGGACGGGCGACTGATGTGGCCACGCCCTGCTGAGGGAGACCTGCCGGCCGGGTGCGGAGGGAACAGACGAGGGGATCGTGCTGCGAGGGTAGCGGGCATTCCCCGGCGGGTGCACCAGCTCGGATCAGTCACGCCTGGGGACCTGCGCGGCCGTAGGGAGGACCCTCCGGCCAGAGGAGAAGGAGTTAACATGCCGGCGGTGACCGCGGCCTCGGATGTGAGCACCTCGGCGCGGCGTCCTTGGGCTGCGCTGCAGGTGCGCCCGGGCGGGCGGACCGAGCGGGGTGGAGGGGACCTGGCTGGCCGGCCGAATCTCCCTTTCCCCTGCAGGGGTCGCTCGGCTCCCTCTGCAGGCGCCCTGTTTTCTAACTCGAGGGCAACAGGTGGTGCTTTTGGTCCGAGGGAGAGCCCCACTGCGCCGCGCGGGGAGCGGCAGTTACTCTCACCAATTAGGGCGCGGGGGCGGGCGTGGCGTGGACGCGCTGACGCCGGGGACCAATGGGATTCGGGCTCGGGGGTGGGCCGTGAGGGGTGGGCGTGGTCCGAGTCTGGAACCAAGGTTTCTAGGGCTGCAACCGCCAGAGCTTCCTGGAGAGCTAAGCTGAGCGGGCGTGGGGTGCTTGTCCGCCCCAGTGTCGAGAAGCCTACCAATGCTTTCTCATTTGGACCCACGCTCCAATTCAGGAGGTGAGAACATTGTATTTTGGGAGCGGGTGGCGGGCATAAGATAACAGTGACCTTGGGTATGCTGTTAAGCTTGTGGAATTAGATCCTGAGGATCAGATTATGTTACAaattttctgcaaaaaaaaaaaaaaaggcacttacGTGGTTACTGTGACTTGGACCAGTTGCTGGTAGATTGTCTCCGTATGAGGTCTCTGAGATCTAGGGACCCAGAGGAGTAAAGTACATATTACTGTAATTTCAGTGAATGTTAAAGAATTTCAGTGGCAGTGCTGATTCTGTCGTTCGCCTCGGTTTGCGTATGATTCTTATCTCATTTGGTTTGTTTACTGAGGCAACTTTTATTTATCAAGTTCCTCGTGTCGCTTATTTTAGCAGGAAGAGAGAATAACAGTTGTACATTATTTCACAAGAATAACATTCATTTTCCCCCTCAGCAGTCTGGTAACTGGATCTCCTAGGAAGAGAAGTTCTTAAAGAGTAAGAAGAAAGCATTTCAATTTGGAACACTTCTCTGCAACTGGAAATGGGGAATGGACTGTCAGACCAGACTTCTATCCTGTCCAGCCTGCCTTCATTTCAGTCCTTCCACATTGTCATTCTGGGTTTGGACTGTGCTGGAAAGACAACCGTGTTATACAGGCTGCAGTTCAATGAATTTGTAAATACCGTGCCTACCAAAGGATTTAACACGGAAAAAATTAAGGTAACCTTGGGAAATTCTAAAACAGTCACTTTCCACTTCTGGGATGTAGGTGGTCAGGAGAAGTTAAGGCCACTGTGGAAGTCATATACCAGATGCACCGACGGCATTGTGTTTGTCGTGGACTCTGTTGATGTTGAAAGGATGGAAGAAGCTAAAACTGAACTTCATAAAATAACAAGGATATCAGAAAATCAAGGGGTCCCTGTGCTTATAGTTGCTAACAAACAAGACCTGAGGAACTCACTGTCTCTCTCAGAAATTGAGAAATTGTTAGCAATGGGTGAACTGAGCTCATCAACTCCCTGGCATTTGCAGCCCACCTGTGCAATCATAGGTGATGGACTGAAGGAAGGACTTGAGAAACTGCATGATATgataattaaaagaagaaaaatgttgcggcaacagaaaaagaaaagatgaatggTGATACCTTTTATATCTGTGTGGAGTAGGTTTTCTCTGGTCTGATTTTGACAAATGGAAGAGTGTCTTCAGCCTGGtttgcctgcctgccttcctggaTGCTGTTAAAGCTTTGTTTTGTTGAACAATCAGATGTCCAACTCTGTTGCCTTGTGGAAGATGAGTAAATGCAGTGCTTCTTAAAATGGTCTCTTCTCCCTACCCCACAAATCTTCTGGTACTGCCATTTTGGGAAGCCAAGCAAGGATAGAAAATTGACCAGAAAACAGTTAGGGAAATTTGACCTGAAGTTAGTGAAATAAAACTTTGAAGAGTGTCTGCCTAGTGTTTTGTGCTTACACCTTTGGGGGGCGGGGGAAACCGTTGCAAAGAAATTGTATACAAGGCGTTGTATGTTAAGATAAAGTGCTCATGAAGGGAAATGTTAAAGTAGATTATTATATATACAGTTATATTGATCACATTGGTCCAACCAGTCAGGGACAAAGAGGAAGTGTTTGGTTTCTTAAGATTTGGCCAAATGAATCTTGACATTTTCTGGAATTAAATACTCTAATGCTATATGTTAATTCTAGATGATGTTTAAGTTGGTCTGActtcaaataataaaaaggtATTTAGGGTATATTCAAGTGCATGGATTAGTTTTTCTGACAAAGCATGTTTTGGTGTATAGTCTTTTACTTTTTAGAAACAGCTATGCATCTTTTTACACGGTCAGGTTTAAAACACCTTTTCGGGGGCTTAGGGCTGTTGAAATATTTTGTTGTCAGAATCACTTTTAGTTGAAGAACCTAAAGTAATAACTCTTTTATATAGTAGATTTGGGCATGTAGACTAATCTTAAATGCATATGCTTTGATATGTATATGGATTTATGAAGAAGGCAATTGATTAATTCAGTCAAGAGGATGTAATTATAATACCTGGTCTCTAAAGTATTCCAGttgtaaattatttgttttatttgctgGCTGAACACAGATGtggtttttcatatatttttgtagTGTTTTGAGAAGAGCAGAAGCTTTATAAACACCACCTAATGCACTGTGCAGTGAAAATGTAAGCGATATCCTTATGTGCTCTgagctttaatttttttgtttacaaACAACAGTGTTATGCAGGCAGTCTAGTCGTTATTATAAGGTAGAGAGAAATGATACAGTACTGCAGATAAGAATTGCGATTATAGAAAATGAAGGGGAAAGTAGCAAAGCTGTGTTTTGTGAAAATTCACTAGAACTGTTTATGTTGGACTCCAAAAAATGCTCTAAATTAAAAGGAGGGCAAACCTTTACCTAATTCTTATCTGCAGGTGAAGACTTGCTTCCCGTGATGACATGTTAGCAAATCAacttgatttctgtgtgttaacgcCAACACCTATTTGTTTTGAAGATAACCAAAAGAAATGCACTTTGCTAGCAGGGTTTGGTttgggctttttgttgttgttgttgttactttttctttttttttaaatggagttttTGGAAACTTGGTTCTTGTTACACAGAAAATGAAGTAGCTTCCTGTGGAGCCTTCACGTGTTAAGTGTATTAATACCTGCACTAGTGACAGTCACTTAGAATGTTTCTATTTATAGAAATGTGGATAATAACTACCAATAAACTACTGAGGCAATAGGAGAAGTGTTTGGCTTTGagttttaatgtatatatttacactTTTGATAAAGTTACTCAGTAGTAGTTGGAAACAACTTTGAAAGCTGGGTTTCATGGTCCTATAGTCATGTGACACAGTCACTAAGAAGTGGTTTTCTGGGAGAACCTTTTTTATTACCCTCACTCTGTGAGATCATGATGTATGCTCTATACATCACTAGATCCAAGATGGATTCATAAAACTTGCTGAGAGAAAAATCTGAATCAATTTAGATCCAGGATGGATTAATAAAACTTGCTGAGAGAAAAATCTGAATCAATTTAGGTTTTCAGCCTTCTTGTATGTAGTTCTGTGTAAAATAGTAGTTATAACTATCTCTTGAGGGTTTAGGTGTTAGTCTTACTTTGCAAGAACTTGATAAGCAAATCTACATTATCTAAGAATTCCATATTTAGTGaacaataagaaaagagaaaatggtatGGACACTAtatcagtttttatttataaaacacattttcaacTAGAAAACTCAGTTTTTCAGTTTGCTAAGTTCAGTTTCTTCACCACCTATTTTAGCTGTTGATAGTATAGAATAGGGTAATAAGGAGTCTTGAAATAAACCCTGAAGTGTTTAGACAAtacttttatatctattttttttaaattaaggtacacCTTTTCTAAAGTATATTTCTAAAGTATTTCCTTGTATTTGAATTTATTTGATTTAATACCAAATATTAAGAACTGCAATGGCTAAATCTAAATTGCTatcaaaactgtttttaaaaaaaaggttttgaTACTAAGACTTAATTTTAAATGCTCATAGTTGCTCTAAATTAGAttataaacatttagaaaagaaaaagttatatgCTTAAATAGCCAGCAAAGATTACTAAGAAGTAATCATGGAAAAATACAACATTAGAAGCCAAAAATGAAGTtattagtataaatatatatttgtatgtatagaAGGATGATGGTTTCTGAACAGAGGGAAAGGGGGGATGTGAAATGTTTTTGTTGGTACAAGGCATTTGACACTTAAAGAATGTTTCATTAATTATTCATGTTGACCTGGAAAGAGGTCTTTAGAGGGTAGAGTGTTGCAGGGTTCTATTTAATAGAATTTCATCAATGATGTAAACAAAATGGTTTCTTCAGCAATAACAAAGATGCAAAAGAATGTTTCTTTAAACTTTTGATGATGTAACAGTCAATATTTAGTTAAAAGAACTTGGAATCTTGAGTATACCATCATTTGAGGTTGGAATTTTGCATTTAGGGTTTAAATTTAGCAGAACATCCTGTGGGAGAAGTGATGTTTGTGCAACATTTAGTGAAAATACTGAATAGTCACTGAATTATACatctaaaaataactaaatagaaAAGTTTATGTGTGTTTTACCACAGTAGGACTTCAGCAGAATATTAAATATGACACTTAGTTTCAAAGAATTAGCTTGAATAGAGTGAGAGCAATGTGATTTAGAGACCAGATTCAGTTACAAATTACATGGAAGGCATGTAAAGCTTAATATGAACCAATGTACCATGTTAAACTAATCATAAAGTTCATATTAAAATATGTgacaattagaaaaaataatcacAACAAACCACGACTGAAGCGTGT
Proteins encoded:
- the ARL4A gene encoding ADP-ribosylation factor-like protein 4A produces the protein MGNGLSDQTSILSSLPSFQSFHIVILGLDCAGKTTVLYRLQFNEFVNTVPTKGFNTEKIKVTLGNSKTVTFHFWDVGGQEKLRPLWKSYTRCTDGIVFVVDSVDVERMEEAKTELHKITRISENQGVPVLIVANKQDLRNSLSLSEIEKLLAMGELSSSTPWHLQPTCAIIGDGLKEGLEKLHDMIIKRRKMLRQQKKKR